In Arthrobacter sp. CDRTa11, one DNA window encodes the following:
- a CDS encoding LapA family protein yields MSTGQSMPAGGAERRPQPGEEYVGQPVPESRPVSPPASASPPASQDAAASGALPAAAATPAAPPAAPSAGPQRVTRAGMVWAAVVAALVLLILLIIFIMQNQDQVAVRYLGMEGVVPLGMALFIASVTGGVLVAIAGAARILQLRATAHRARLKETRGSGARR; encoded by the coding sequence ATGAGTACAGGACAGTCCATGCCTGCGGGCGGCGCGGAGCGTCGGCCGCAACCCGGCGAGGAGTATGTGGGGCAGCCGGTGCCGGAGTCCCGCCCCGTCAGTCCGCCCGCGTCCGCCAGTCCTCCCGCGTCTCAAGATGCAGCAGCCAGCGGGGCCCTGCCCGCCGCAGCGGCCACCCCCGCCGCTCCCCCGGCAGCGCCCTCAGCAGGCCCGCAACGGGTGACCCGCGCCGGAATGGTGTGGGCCGCCGTCGTGGCCGCCCTGGTGCTCCTGATCCTGCTGATTATCTTCATCATGCAGAACCAGGACCAGGTGGCCGTCAGGTATCTGGGAATGGAAGGAGTTGTCCCGCTGGGCATGGCCCTGTTTATAGCCAGCGTCACCGGCGGCGTCCTGGTGGCCATCGCGGGCGCCGCCCGCATCCTGCAGCTCAGGGCCACCGCGCACCGCGCCCGGCTCAAGGAGACCCGGGGCAGCGGTGCCCGGCGCTAG
- a CDS encoding aminotransferase class I/II-fold pyridoxal phosphate-dependent enzyme — MTNQKQNIPTNNGKSFMTYDAASPALQVQPAHSPVLSHPLSTGRVATSPTSAQPEIGTPSRAWRIRADSWEFLGYALRQLANGSGSNGQSGLLGQIRRALALLDSVEPYWAFPGRASMDRLNSIIAAGQYQDAVDLVDGIRARMGRARPPAEQPTTGHSEAAEPTHDTDLTAERPRFEVLVVDDIPVQDAEALRNDMLAQRRPADAFSYDVNVVSSYEDALVALLLNPDIQACVLRPGFGIRASRPLGSDLKRVVSRHVEDDLERLRPIDRILRLAERIAELRPELDVYLVAGVAIEGLAGSLTRRFARIFRREDRLDLHLSLLAGVAGRYETPFFTALQEYSRRPASVFHALPISRGGSVGNSPWIRDMADFYGQNLLLAETSATSGGLDSLLDPHGSIKKAQTLAARAFGAEKTFFVTNGTSTANKVVHQAIVAPGDIVLVDRNCHKSHHYALMLSGAQVAYLDAYPLDQYSFYGAVPLESIKKMLLDYRRAGRLDRVKMITLTNCTFDGIVYDPERVMEECLAIKPDLVFLWDEAWFAFAGFHPVYRRRTAMAAAAKLEAQFRDPGFSVRHAKQAAELPDAESGGPEADDAWLRTRLIPDPAKARLRVYATQSTHKTLTSLRQGSMIHVFDQDFEQLNGEAFREAYMTHTSTSPNYQILASLDIGRRQAELEGFALVQKQADLAVSIAQAVARNPLLKKYFRILGAKELVPEEFRETDCSMPLSQGLSAFDEAWRRDEFVVDPSRLTLDIGLTGIDGDTFKHDHLMDKYGIQVNKTSRNSVLFMTNIGTSRSAVAYLVEVLVKLAESFETEKRTLGPRGLRALEARVSALSSAPPALPDFSSFARRFRTDATSPDGNLRAAYFETYKDGATEYVEPAELAARVEAGHEVVSAGFVTPYPPGFPILVPGQVITGNALAFMAALDTREVHGFDPALGYRVFTEEWLTSAS; from the coding sequence GTGACGAATCAAAAACAGAACATCCCCACGAACAACGGAAAAAGCTTCATGACGTACGACGCCGCGTCCCCGGCCCTGCAGGTTCAGCCGGCACATTCGCCGGTGCTTTCGCACCCACTTTCGACGGGGCGGGTGGCAACGTCGCCAACATCCGCCCAGCCTGAGATCGGAACGCCCAGCCGTGCCTGGCGGATCCGGGCCGACTCGTGGGAGTTCCTGGGTTATGCCCTCAGGCAACTGGCCAACGGTTCAGGCAGCAACGGCCAGTCCGGACTGCTGGGCCAGATCAGGAGGGCCCTGGCGCTCCTGGACTCGGTGGAGCCCTACTGGGCGTTCCCCGGACGTGCCAGCATGGACCGTCTGAACAGCATCATCGCTGCCGGGCAGTACCAGGACGCGGTTGACCTGGTGGACGGGATCAGGGCAAGGATGGGACGGGCCAGGCCCCCAGCGGAACAGCCCACTACGGGCCACTCAGAAGCTGCCGAACCCACGCACGACACGGACCTGACTGCGGAGCGTCCGCGGTTTGAAGTGCTGGTGGTTGACGATATCCCGGTGCAGGACGCAGAGGCGCTCAGGAACGACATGCTCGCCCAGCGCCGCCCGGCCGACGCCTTCAGTTACGACGTCAATGTGGTCTCCTCCTACGAGGACGCGCTGGTGGCTTTGTTGCTCAACCCTGACATCCAGGCGTGTGTCCTCCGGCCGGGATTCGGCATCCGGGCTTCCCGGCCCCTCGGATCGGACCTGAAAAGGGTTGTCTCCCGCCACGTCGAGGATGACCTCGAACGGCTCCGTCCCATCGACCGGATCCTTCGGCTGGCTGAACGGATCGCTGAACTCCGCCCGGAGCTGGACGTCTACCTTGTGGCAGGTGTTGCCATCGAGGGCCTGGCCGGTTCGCTGACGCGCCGGTTTGCGCGGATCTTCCGGCGGGAGGACAGGCTGGACCTGCACCTGTCGCTGCTCGCCGGGGTGGCCGGACGCTATGAAACACCCTTCTTCACGGCGCTGCAGGAATACAGCCGCAGGCCTGCCAGTGTCTTCCATGCCCTGCCGATATCCCGCGGCGGCTCGGTGGGGAACTCCCCGTGGATCAGGGACATGGCTGATTTCTACGGCCAGAACCTGCTCCTGGCCGAGACCTCCGCCACGTCCGGCGGCCTTGATTCGCTGCTGGATCCGCATGGCTCCATCAAGAAGGCACAAACCCTGGCGGCGAGGGCTTTCGGGGCGGAGAAGACGTTCTTTGTCACCAACGGCACCTCCACTGCCAACAAGGTGGTGCACCAGGCCATCGTGGCGCCGGGGGACATTGTGCTGGTGGACCGCAACTGCCACAAGTCCCACCACTATGCCCTGATGCTCTCCGGCGCCCAGGTGGCGTACCTGGACGCCTACCCCCTGGACCAGTACTCGTTCTACGGGGCCGTGCCGCTGGAGAGCATCAAGAAGATGCTGCTGGACTACCGCCGCGCCGGCCGGCTGGACCGGGTCAAGATGATCACGCTGACCAACTGCACCTTCGACGGCATTGTGTACGATCCCGAAAGGGTCATGGAGGAATGCCTGGCCATCAAGCCGGACCTGGTGTTCCTCTGGGATGAGGCCTGGTTCGCCTTCGCCGGGTTCCATCCGGTGTACCGCCGTCGGACGGCCATGGCGGCTGCCGCCAAGCTGGAGGCGCAGTTCCGGGACCCCGGTTTCAGCGTCCGGCACGCAAAGCAGGCGGCGGAGCTGCCGGACGCAGAAAGCGGCGGCCCCGAAGCGGACGACGCCTGGCTCCGGACCCGGCTCATCCCGGATCCGGCAAAGGCCAGGCTGCGGGTCTATGCCACCCAGTCCACGCACAAAACCTTGACCTCCCTGCGCCAGGGGTCCATGATCCACGTGTTCGACCAGGACTTCGAACAGCTCAACGGCGAGGCGTTTCGTGAGGCCTACATGACGCATACCTCCACCTCGCCCAACTACCAGATCCTGGCGTCGCTGGACATCGGCCGGCGGCAGGCGGAGCTGGAAGGTTTTGCCCTGGTGCAGAAGCAGGCGGACCTCGCGGTGAGCATAGCCCAGGCGGTGGCGCGCAACCCGCTGCTGAAGAAGTACTTCCGCATCCTGGGCGCCAAGGAACTGGTGCCGGAGGAGTTCCGTGAGACGGACTGCTCCATGCCGCTGAGCCAGGGACTGTCCGCCTTTGACGAAGCCTGGCGGCGGGACGAGTTTGTGGTGGATCCCAGCAGGCTCACGCTGGACATCGGGCTGACCGGAATTGACGGCGACACCTTTAAGCACGACCACCTTATGGACAAGTACGGCATCCAGGTCAATAAGACGTCTCGGAACAGCGTGCTGTTCATGACAAACATCGGCACGTCGCGCAGCGCGGTGGCCTACCTGGTGGAGGTGCTGGTGAAGCTGGCCGAGTCCTTCGAAACGGAAAAACGGACGCTGGGGCCGCGGGGCCTCAGGGCATTGGAAGCCCGCGTTTCGGCGCTGAGCAGCGCCCCGCCGGCGCTTCCGGATTTCAGCAGTTTCGCCCGCCGGTTCCGCACTGATGCCACGTCGCCGGACGGCAATCTCCGGGCCGCCTACTTTGAGACGTACAAGGACGGAGCCACGGAGTACGTGGAACCTGCCGAGCTGGCCGCGAGGGTGGAGGCCGGGCATGAGGTGGTGTCTGCCGGCTTTGTGACACCGTACCCACCAGGGTTTCCCATTCTGGTGCCGGGCCAGGTGATCACGGGCAATGCCCTGGCCTTTATGGCGGCACTGGACACCCGCGAAGTCCACGGGTTCGATCCCGCCCTCGGTTACCGGGTGTTCACGGAAGAATGGCTCACCTCGGCCAGCTAG